In the genome of Marispirochaeta sp., one region contains:
- a CDS encoding amidohydrolase family protein, which yields MKEFIIAKSIFTEDLLQIILEDGVFVGVDIFQHDSGDSLYTVPYIAPGFFDIQVNGYAGINYSESLSPEKIVDMTKCLSESGTTFHLPTIITNSENCILESIDAIVKARKKHFLLRKTIPGIHIEGPFISSKKGARGVHDPQHIRSCDFEEFKRWQEQAEGLIKLVTISPEDDVAIDFIRKVTKQGVRVGIGHTSVNPEQIEAAVEAGASLSTHLGNGSPGYLPRLNNFIWKELSEDRLYASIIADGFHLPPYVLDTYTRAKGKKRIILISDVAALAGSPPGLYRWGDMDVEVFPDGHMGLQGTLNLAGASLLLDTCIAHLHESTRLSLSDSVFCATVNPYTYFHHEAYLWTDNPVPGKEAFFTLFHYQKGDGRIKVHRTQLGSNILFTSEDII from the coding sequence ATGAAAGAATTTATTATAGCTAAGTCAATATTCACAGAAGATCTCTTACAGATCATTTTAGAAGATGGTGTCTTTGTTGGGGTTGATATATTTCAACATGATTCGGGAGATTCACTATATACTGTTCCATATATAGCTCCAGGTTTCTTTGATATCCAGGTTAATGGCTATGCTGGTATCAATTATTCGGAGAGCTTATCACCTGAAAAGATAGTCGATATGACGAAATGTCTATCTGAAAGCGGTACTACCTTTCATCTGCCAACTATCATTACCAATTCTGAGAACTGTATTCTTGAAAGTATTGATGCTATTGTGAAGGCTCGTAAGAAGCACTTTCTCTTACGAAAAACGATTCCAGGAATCCATATTGAAGGGCCTTTTATTTCTTCAAAGAAAGGTGCTCGCGGAGTTCACGATCCACAACATATTCGCTCATGTGACTTTGAGGAATTTAAAAGATGGCAGGAACAGGCGGAGGGCCTGATCAAGCTGGTTACAATTTCACCCGAGGACGATGTCGCGATAGATTTTATACGCAAAGTAACTAAACAAGGAGTGCGTGTAGGAATTGGGCACACTTCTGTCAACCCGGAACAAATCGAGGCAGCAGTCGAGGCTGGCGCATCACTTTCCACCCATTTGGGGAATGGTAGTCCTGGATATCTACCAAGGCTGAATAATTTTATATGGAAAGAACTGAGCGAAGACAGATTATATGCAAGTATAATTGCTGATGGTTTTCACTTACCGCCCTATGTTCTTGATACTTATACCCGGGCTAAGGGAAAGAAGCGAATTATCTTGATTAGCGATGTGGCTGCACTTGCAGGTTCACCCCCTGGACTATACCGATGGGGTGATATGGATGTTGAGGTCTTCCCGGACGGACATATGGGGCTCCAAGGGACCTTAAACCTTGCTGGTGCATCCTTATTGCTCGATACTTGCATTGCTCATTTGCATGAATCTACCAGGCTTTCTCTTTCTGATAGCGTTTTTTGCGCTACGGTTAATCCCTACACTTATTTCCACCATGAAGCTTATCTGTGGACAGATAACCCTGTTCCTGGTAAGGAGGCATTTTTTACCCTTTTCCACTATCAGAAAGGGGATGGAAGGATAAAGGTTCATAGGACGCAACTTGGTAGCAACATATTATTTACAT